The following are encoded together in the Gammaproteobacteria bacterium genome:
- a CDS encoding PAS domain S-box protein, with protein sequence MEARSFDQFSNGTAVFSQEVLNAFPAGVMVCNSKGVIEQSNDELCRMFGYEQGQLDGALIASLIPDDKNNNHQVLLSGFFNFPEKRIMGRGRELYAKRKDGSQMMVEIGLNPVSTPHGLRVVATVVDVASRYDMEKNFRQVVDAAPVGMLIIDMNGTITHANQQLERIFGYTLADMQGNPVEMLLPHRYRGSHVALRQGFVGQPAVRAMGGERDLTGLHKNGEEIPVEIGLNPIKFGSQMSVIATITDITQRKRAELKLQQANADLDEFTYVASHDLKSPLRGIGSLIEWIEEDLGENISADVKNNIERIHLRIHRTEKLIEDLLSYAKSGKKQGEAKKFNIGESLDSVLSVLDIPPTFKIEKQGYMGDMHSYDVPLETVLRNLISNSIKHNDKGAGNIRIVVDEDGSVCKFEVSDDGPGIPSNAHERVFKLFQTLSANDKTRSGVGLAVCKRLVEAHGGSIRVASNDGSRGTSFYFTWPRYARSDIND encoded by the coding sequence GTGGAGGCGCGTTCATTCGACCAATTTAGTAATGGCACGGCGGTTTTTAGTCAGGAAGTGCTTAATGCATTTCCTGCCGGGGTTATGGTGTGTAATTCAAAAGGCGTCATAGAGCAATCGAATGACGAACTGTGTCGGATGTTTGGTTATGAGCAAGGACAGCTGGACGGAGCTTTAATCGCATCCTTGATACCCGATGATAAAAATAACAACCATCAGGTCCTCCTCAGTGGTTTTTTTAATTTCCCGGAAAAACGCATCATGGGTAGAGGCCGGGAATTGTATGCCAAACGCAAGGACGGCAGCCAGATGATGGTGGAAATTGGTTTGAATCCCGTGTCTACCCCGCATGGATTAAGAGTGGTCGCTACGGTGGTTGATGTGGCATCACGTTATGACATGGAAAAAAATTTCCGACAGGTGGTGGATGCGGCGCCGGTGGGTATGCTGATTATTGATATGAATGGAACGATTACACATGCCAATCAACAATTAGAGCGAATTTTTGGTTATACGCTGGCAGACATGCAGGGGAATCCGGTGGAAATGCTGTTGCCGCATCGATATCGTGGATCGCATGTGGCTTTGCGGCAGGGGTTTGTTGGCCAGCCTGCGGTCAGAGCAATGGGTGGAGAGCGGGATTTAACCGGATTACACAAAAATGGCGAAGAAATTCCGGTTGAGATTGGTCTTAATCCAATAAAGTTTGGCAGTCAGATGAGTGTTATTGCAACCATTACCGATATTACTCAGCGAAAGCGGGCCGAGTTAAAATTGCAGCAGGCAAATGCAGACCTGGATGAATTTACTTATGTGGCGTCTCACGACTTGAAATCACCGTTGCGCGGCATAGGCTCGTTAATTGAGTGGATAGAGGAAGATTTGGGTGAAAATATTTCTGCGGATGTAAAAAATAACATTGAGCGAATTCATCTGAGAATCCATCGAACTGAAAAACTTATAGAAGATTTGTTGTCCTATGCAAAATCTGGCAAGAAACAGGGAGAGGCCAAGAAGTTTAATATTGGAGAATCGCTGGATAGCGTTCTGTCCGTGCTAGATATTCCGCCCACTTTCAAGATTGAAAAGCAGGGATACATGGGAGATATGCATTCCTACGATGTTCCTCTCGAGACTGTATTGAGAAACTTGATCAGTAATTCCATAAAGCACAATGATAAAGGGGCTGGAAATATCCGTATTGTTGTGGATGAAGATGGTTCTGTGTGCAAGTTCGAGGTTAGTGATGATGGACCCGGTATTCCATCGAATGCCCATGAGCGGGTGTTTAAGTTATTTCAGACACTATCGGCAAATGATAAAACCCGATCGGGGGTTGGTTTGGCTGTCTGCAAACGTTTGGTAGAGGCGCATGGTGGTTCCATTCGTGTTGCCTCTAATGATGGGAGCCGAGGTACAAGTTTTTATTTTACATGGCCTCGCTATGCAAGGAGTGATATTAATGACTAA
- a CDS encoding DUF3622 domain-containing protein → MIKSAPDRHAWGDDLGMRLPDQIQSDEIELMAKSKKYECVVSEENGSWRADIVRKVSRTKVLVTMSKDGFSDDDDAMDWGKKEISVLLKAQNAKERQKRREKAEAKEWVEQSNIDKAKAKTKR, encoded by the coding sequence ATGATAAAATCCGCGCCGGACCGGCATGCTTGGGGCGATGATCTAGGCATGCGGCTCCCGGACCAGATACAGAGTGATGAGATAGAACTGATGGCAAAGAGTAAAAAATACGAGTGCGTGGTTTCCGAAGAAAACGGGAGCTGGCGCGCTGATATCGTCCGTAAGGTGTCACGCACCAAGGTGCTGGTGACCATGAGCAAGGACGGTTTTTCCGACGATGATGATGCCATGGACTGGGGCAAAAAAGAGATCTCAGTGCTGCTCAAGGCGCAAAACGCAAAAGAGCGGCAGAAGCGTCGCGAAAAGGCGGAAGCCAAAGAGTGGGTCGAACAAAGCAATATCGACAAAGCGAAGGCGAAGACAAAACGCTAA
- a CDS encoding response regulator — MTNSETITVLLVDDDDVACESVIRSFKKNNVQFPVVTAGDGLEALAILRGENKEKVINHPYVILLDLNMPRMNGFEFLQELRADENLSSDVVFILTTSNDDNDRTRAYAEHIAGYMVKSLVGPQFARLAHLLVGYREAVRLPLRAAG; from the coding sequence ATGACTAATTCAGAAACGATTACTGTGCTATTGGTTGACGACGATGATGTTGCCTGTGAGTCAGTAATACGCAGTTTCAAAAAAAATAATGTTCAATTTCCTGTGGTGACCGCAGGCGATGGTCTTGAGGCGCTGGCCATATTGCGCGGCGAAAACAAGGAAAAAGTTATTAACCATCCCTATGTCATTCTGCTTGATTTGAATATGCCGAGAATGAATGGATTTGAGTTTTTACAAGAGCTTCGCGCGGATGAAAATCTTTCATCGGATGTTGTTTTTATCCTGACCACATCTAATGATGATAATGACCGTACCCGAGCCTATGCGGAGCATATCGCTGGCTACATGGTTAAATCGTTGGTTGGGCCACAGTTTGCCAGATTGGCGCACTTGCTGGTCGGGTATCGAGAGGCCGTAAGGTTGCCATTGCGAGCCGCGGGTTAA